A genomic window from Gossypium hirsutum isolate 1008001.06 chromosome D10, Gossypium_hirsutum_v2.1, whole genome shotgun sequence includes:
- the LOC107914898 gene encoding uncharacterized protein, whose amino-acid sequence MAAIDVSKYAHSAVHKAVAMRDYSGLRRILATLPRVSNPTEIQTEAASLAEEEKADAIAAVIDRRDVPNRDTPLHLAVKLGDETATEMLMVAGADWSLQNEQGWSALQEAICNKEEAVSMIIVRHYQPLAWAKWCRRLPLLVGTMRRMRDFYMEITFHFESSVIPFISRIAPSDTYKICKRGANLRADMTLAGFDGFRIQRSDQSILFLGDGSEDGKVPPGSLCMITHKDKEVINALDGAGSQATEEEVRQEVLAMSQTNIFRPGIDVTQAVLLPQLTWRRQEKAEMVGAWKAKVYDMHNVVVSVKSRRVPGAMTNDEFLAASNGNEAESEELDEILTEDERRQLELALKLDSSEISNENGDGIIGHQHSCYEPREISIKESNGYKNGETKQEKKGWFGGWRKREPKQETQKKIVSPRSSVCVDEKVSDLLGDSPSDSHIKPGRHSVEIAARHDHRRIRDSKTSISMNSEIGNWHKDGGRENEYKKGLRPILWLSPNFPLQTEELLPLLDILANKVKAIRRLRELLTTKLPAGTFPVKVAIPVVPTIRVLVTFTKFEELQPVDEFSTPPSSPTTGRESPAVTHSSGSSWFQWIKAPYHRPSSSNYSCNKIENLQDPFAIPPDYTWITAEAKKKKMREKSKLKKVKSQNR is encoded by the exons ATGGCAGCTATTGATGTTTCAAAGTATGCACATAGTGCTGTGCACAAGGCCGTGGCAATGAGAGATTACTCCGGGCTCAGGAGGATACTCGCCACTCTACCACGGGTTAGTAACCCGACTGAGATTCAAACAGAAGCAGCCTCATTGGCTGAGGAAGAGAAGGCCGATGCGATCGCTGCCGTGATTGATAGGCGGGATGTTCCTAACCGGGATACACCTCTTCACTTGGCTGTTAAGCTTGGTGATGAAACTGCAACTGAAATGCTTATGGTTGCTGGTGCTGATTGGAGCTTGCAAAATGAACAAGGATGGAGTGCACTCCAAGAAGCAATTTGTAATAAGGAAGAAGCTGTTTCTATGATTATTGTTCGGCATTACCAGCCATTGGCATGGGCAAAATGGTGTAGAAGGTTGCCTCTCTTGGTAGGAACTATGCGAAGGATGAGAGATTTTTACATGGAAATCACATTCCATTTTGAGAGTTCTGTGATTCCTTTCATTTCCAGAATTGCTCCATCAGACACATATAAAATTTGTAAGAGAGGAGCAAATTTGAGAGCTGATATGACTTTGGCTGGATTTGATGGGTTCCGAATTCAGCGGTCAGATCAAAGTATTCTTTTCCTTGGTGATGGTTCTGAGGATGGGAAGGTTCCTCCTGGTTCACTTTGTATGATTACGCATAAGGATAAAGAGGTGATAAATGCTTTGGACGGTGCTGGTTCTCAAGCAACTGAAGAAGAGGTTCGACAAGAAGTGCTTGCAATGTCTCAGACTAATATATTCAGGCCCGGGATAGATGTAACACAGGCGGTTCTTTTGCCACAATTGACATGGAGGCGACAAGAGAAAGCAGAAATGGTAGGTGCCTGGAAGGCTAAGGTGTATGATATGCACAATGTTGTTGTAAGCGTCAAATCTAGGAGGGTGCCTGGGGCCATGACAAATGATGAATTCCTTGCAGCTTCCAATGGAAATGAAGCAGAGAGCGAAGAGCTTGATGAGATATTGACGGAAGATGAAAGGAGGCAACTCGAACTTGCTCTTAAGTTGGATTCTTCAGAAATATCCAATGAGAATGGTGATGGCATTATTGGGCATCAACATAGTTGTTATGAGCCAAGGGAAATTTCTATCAAGGAGTCCAATGGTTATAAAAATGGAGAGACTAAGCAGGAAAAGAAAGGATGGTTTGGCGGATGGAGGAAACGGGAGCCAAAGCAAGAGACGCAGAAGAAGATCGTATCACCGAGGAGTTCTGTGTGTGTAGATGAAAAGGTAAGTGATTTGCTGGGAGACTCTCCATCCGATAGTCATATCAAACCTGGTAGACATTCTGTGGAGATTGCAGCAAGGCACGATCATCGGAGGATAAGAGATTCGAAGACGTCTATTTCCATGAATTCGGAGATTGGTAATTGGCACAAGGATGGTGGCCGCGAGAATGAATATAAGAAAGGATTGAGGCCTATTCTTTGGCTTTCTCCAAACTTCCCATTGCAAACTGAAGAACTTCTGCCGTTGCTAGACATTCTTGCAAACAAGGTCAAAGCAATTCGTCGATTAAGAGAACTGCTGACTACAAAGCTTCCTGCGGGAACCTTCCCTGTCAAG GTTGCTATTCCAGTGGTTCCAACCATCAGAGTATTGGTTACTTTTACGAAGTTTGAAGAGCTACAGCCAGTGGACGAGTTCTCTACACCCCCTTCAAGCCCCACTACTGGCCGTGAAAGCCCTGCGGTGACACATTCCTCAGGCTCATCTTGGTTTCAGTGGATAAAGGCACCATATCACCGTCCTAGCTCATCGAATTATAGTTGCAATAAGATAGAAAATCTTCAAGATCCATTTGCAATTCCTCCAGATTACACTTGGATTACAGCtgaagcaaagaaaaaaaagatgcgAGAGAAGAGCAAATTGAAAAAAGTTAAGAGTCAGAATCGATGA
- the LOC107914897 gene encoding uncharacterized protein has protein sequence MNWRCNHETMWMMKSSSQILIICLIDEEIENLYSARDIVVKRMIKDEYFNMDNQKWDEMIKEAVQHGYLKDTNECEEILEDMLSWDKLLPGDRQLLQARFNKSSPYKVECCAQESKGSQVWCQKEE, from the exons atgaattggAGGTGCAACCACGAGACGATGTGGATGATGAAGAGTTCGAGTCAGATTTTGATAATTTGCTTGATTGATGAAGAGATCGAAAATTTGTATAGTGCCAGGGATATAGTCGTGAAAAGAATGATCAAGGATGAGTACTTTAACATGGATAATCAGAAGTGGGATGAAATGATTAAGGAAGCTGTTCAGCATGGATATCTTAAAGACACAAATGAGTGCGAGGAAATTCTAGAGGACATGCTTAGTTGGGACAAACTCCTCCCAG GTGACAGACAACTACTACAGGCCAGATTTAACAAAAGCAGCCCTTACAAGGTTGAGTGCTGTGCACAGGAGTCTAAAGGTAGCCAAGTCTGGTGTCAAAAAGAGGAATAG
- the LOC107915905 gene encoding uncharacterized protein At2g29880-like, translated as MVSCMVDLQNVGTFNANTGFKAGYLNELEKMLEKALPNAMLKARPNIESRIRLLKRDWSIVYDMFNGQNNSGFGWDEHRQIVVAEDAVWNSYLNSHKEAGQFKHRSFPYYNQLTSIYARDRATGRDAQTAADVIEEINVQDVPTTDINEERNEFNDCKADVSLDDMDVSAMEPQPDRNQGGSTSSNKKKKNYDASDHISSSFHDAATLLAENMWAIGEQISRSIASDVLVQQKLEDFQIIQEKATNLDPTLWEIEGLTMDERYRALSKIPDHPTQMLVFFSLPSDVWLEWVRRFLADH; from the exons aTGGTTTCCTGCATGGTGGACTTGCAGAATGTTGGAACCTTTAATGCTAATacggggttcaaagccggttatttaaacgagttagaaaaaatgttagaaaaggctttacccaatgcaatgttgaaggctagacctaatattgaatcgaggattaggttACTAAAAAGGGATTGGTCAATCGTGTATGACATgtttaatggccaaaacaatagcggttttggttgggatgagcataggcagatcgttgttgctgaagatgcggtttggaactcttatttaaat agtcataaagaagccggtcaattcaaacatcgtagtttcccttactacaaccaaCTTACTTCCATCtacgcaagagatcgagcgactgggagagatgctcaaacagccgctgatgttattgaagaaataaatgttCAGGATGTACCTACTACAGATAttaatgaagaaagaaacgaaTTCAATGACTGCAAAGCTGATgtctctttggatgacatggatgtttctgctaTGGAACCGCAACCAGATAGAAACCAAGGGGGTTCCACATcttcaaataagaaaaaaaagaattatgaTGCAAGTGATcatatttcttcttcatttcatgatgctgccactttattggcgGAAAACATGTGGGCCATTGGCgaacaaatcagtaggagtattgcctccgatgtgTTAGTTCAACAAAAGTTAGAAGATTTCCAGATCATCCAAGAAAAAGCTACAAATTTAGATCCAACCTTATGGGAAATAGAAGGTTTAACTATGGATGAGCGCTATCGAGCATTGAgcaaaattccagatcatccaactcaaatgctcgttttctttagtttaccttctgatgtgtggttggaatgggtcagaagatttcttgctgaccattaa